Proteins encoded in a region of the Mercenaria mercenaria strain notata chromosome 1, MADL_Memer_1, whole genome shotgun sequence genome:
- the LOC123539932 gene encoding galactose mutarotase-like has product MADAVQKDFFGKTSKGEDIYKFTLSNKNKVSVSILNFGCVVYEINLPDKDGNVVDVNLGFDNVKDYEGNNNYFGALCGRVANRISGAKFTLDGSTYEVSKNDPFGGHWVHGGFVGFSRRVWDYTVKDNTLTLSYKDPDGSEGMPGEVVTNVTYTLDDDNVLTMDYKATTTKPTIIDMGSHFMVNLAGHGKGAIRDHVIQIGSDRYLEMMSTDHLPTGKTVTVEEDKVMDFRQPRSVEGDTIEKLTGGRAFCHAFLFDKRGEKKFMARAEHPPSKRYIEVYSTNTTVFAYSNHFMDVIVGDKPCKDGVVYEKYAAIEFMPMGYPNSINQENFPQSVVRPGEEYHETAWYKFGIME; this is encoded by the exons ATGGCAGACGCAGTGCAAAAGGATTTCTTCGGGAAAACGTCAAAGGGGGAAGATATTTACAA GTTTACGCTGAGCAACAAAAACAAAGTGAGTGTTAGTATTCTCAACTTTGGCTGTGTTGTCTATGAGATAAATCTTCCTGACAAAGACGGCAACGTTGTCGATGTTAATCTAGGGTTTGATAATGTGAAAG ATTACGAGGGAAACAACAATTATTTTGGAGCCTTGTGTGGTCGAGTTGCTAACCGGATAAGCGGTGCTAAATTTACGTTGGATGGTTCAACGTATGAAGTCTCAAAGAATGATCCGTTCGGAGGTCACTGGGTTCACGGCGGCTTCGTTGGTTTTAGCAGG AGAGTTTGGGATTATACAGTTAAAGATAACACACTCACTCTCAGTTATAAGGATCCAGATGGTAGCGAAGGCATGCCTGGTGAAGTAGTAACGAATGTTACATATACGCTAGATGACGATAACGTATTAACTATGGATTATAAGGCCACAACCACTAAACCAACCATTATAGACATGGGTAGCCACTTTATGGTGAACCTTGCTGGCCAC GGCAAAGGGGCAATTAGGGACCATGTGATTCAGATTGGGTCAGATAGATACCTAGAAATGATGAGCACAGACCATTTGCCAACTG gaAAAACAGTAACTGTTGAAGAGGACAAGGTAATGGACTTCCGCCAGCCTCGGAGCGTAGAAGGTGACACCATAGAGAAACTGACGGGAGGGAGAGCTTTCTGTCATGCCTTTCTATTTGATAAGAGAGGAGAAAAGAAATTCATGGCGAG AGCCGAACATCCACCAAGCAAACGTTATATTGAGGTATATTCCACTAATACTACAGTGTTCGCATACAGCAACCACTTTATGGATGTAATCGTGGGAGATAAACCTTGCAAGGATGGAGTCGTTTATGAAAAATATGCCGCTATAGAATTTATGCCTATGGGTTATCCTAACTCTATCAATCAG GAGAATTTTCCCCAATCAGTTGTCCGACCAGGAGAAGAATACCACGAGACCGCATGGTACAAATTTGGAATAATGGAATGA
- the LOC123539922 gene encoding uncharacterized protein LOC123539922 — MLTSSSFEPRIENAPCPPFFVENIYDIFISSAANNNLTANVTTEVWNKCSLQYPYPTTTTAKPTTTSTTTPTTITTTEKVTTSTTKQTTTSTTEQSTTSATKPTTTSTTRQTTTTKPTTTSTPKQTTISTTKLTTTSTPKQTTISTTKPTTTSTPKQTTTSTTEQSTTSTTKPTTTSTTEQATTTKPTTASTPKQTTISTTKLTTTSTTKQTTISTTKPTKTFTTKPMTKSTTEQTTTFTTKQTSTLSTETARSTTEQTTVLTTELIRSTQTATECDNYCLALTTSFSVCVFLGLFAMVCFCANRRKRRHKLKHSLLNKRNWKGTNDKYIQKFPKISRQADLTMPPLAFVNPTFVSHNGYKPDPNNVNTPGYHYHNAYSPRNQRENDPLPNANDSHYEVIVNPRRLWSPEEEWKTPLPKMNGFVHSHRTPITKRARHTSIGSHIPKVIPDYEEIYPFGISSYDTSSKRNGLPKINIKPSENNCDMNSDTRPQLPRIPFSEQENTSIEEDYSSIESFVFQKAPLEEIPDINKRDDSHVVQGLPRIPIDVMENRWDSNLKPARPGLPRTGLEETQSGGSSLYNYNQKHGLPRTPFEEPQKRDGKHAFTKQHGLPRLPLDKISDSVVESREFRSDTFSLYQGNRDQKVLSVYNSVIDADGGSRESNISFPSNKTPFYVTKL, encoded by the exons atgttgacCTCTTCGAGTTTTGAACCAAGAATAGAGAATGCTCCATGTCCGCcattttttgtggaaaatattTACGACATTTTTATCAGTTCCGCAGCAAATAACAACCTTACTGCAAATGTCACCACAGAGGTATGGAACAAATGTTCGTTACAGTATCCGTACCCTACCACAACAACAGCAAAGCCTACCACAACTTCAACAACAACGCCTACGACAATTACTACAACCGAAAAGGTAACAACTTCTACCACAAAACAGACGACAACCTCTACAACCGAACAGTCAACAACGTCTGCTACAAAGCCCACGACAACCTCCACGACTCGGCAGACAACTACCACAAAGCCTACGACAACTTCTACACCTAAGCAGACGACAATTTCTACCACAAAGCTTACGACAACTTCTACACCTAAGCAGACGACAATTTCTACAACAAAGCCTACGACAACTTCTACACCTAAGCAGACGACAACCTCTACAACCGAACAGTCAACAACGTCTACTACAAAGCCTACGACAACCTCCACGACTGAGCAGGCAACTACAACAAAACCTACGACAGCTTCTACACCTAAGCAGACGACAATTTCTACCACAAAGCTTACGACAACTTCTACAACTAAGCAGACGACAATTTCTACCACAAAGCCCACGAAAACATTTACCACAAAGCCTATGACAAAATCCACAACTGAGCAGACGACAACTTTCACAACGAAACagacatctactctgtccacagaAACAGCAAGATCTACTACAGAACAGACAACAGTCCTTACTACAGAACTTATTAGATCAACACAAACAGCGACAGAATGCGACAATTATTGCCTTGCTCTTACGACCTCGTTTTCTGTCTGCGTATTCTTAGGACTTTTTGCTAT GGTATGCTTCTGTGCTAACCGCCGGAAAAGGAGGCATAAACTTAAGCACAgtcttttaaacaaaagaaattgGAAG GGCACGAACGACAAATATATCCAGAAATTTCCAAAAATAAGTAGACAAGCAGATTTGACAATGCCCCCTCTTGCCTTCGTAAACCCTACCTTTGTAAGTCATAATGGATATAAACCCGACCCCAACAATGTTaatacaccaggatatcattaTCACAATGCATACAGTCCAAGAAACCAAAGAGAAAATGATCCACTTCCGAATGCTAACGATTCTCACTACGAGGTAATTGTGAATCCAAGACGCCTCTGGAGTCCTGAAGAAGAATGGAAAACTCCATTGCCAAAAATGAACGGTTTTGTGCATTCTCACAGAACACCTATTACAAAGCGTGCTCGACATACATCTATCGGAAGCCATATTCCAAAAGTTATCCCGGATTATGAAGAAATTTATCCTTTTGGTATTTCATCCTATGACACCAGTTCTAAACGAAATGGTCTtccaaaaataaatatcaaacctTCAGAGAATAACTGTGACATGAATAGTGATACAAGACCACAACTACCGAGGATTCCATTTTCGGAACAGGAAAATACTAGTATTGAAGAGGATTATTCAAGTATAGAAAGTTTCGTATTTCAAAAGGCGCCGTTAGAGGAAATTCCGGATATAAATAAAAGAGATGACAGTCATGTAGTACAAGGTTTACCAAGAATACCTATTGATGTAATGGAAAATAGATGGGACTCTAACCTTAAACCTGCAAGGCCAGGCTTGCCTAGAACGGGATTAGAGGAAACACAGAGTGGAGGTAGTTCATTATACAATTATAATCAAAAGCACGGTCTACCTAGAACGCCATTTGAAGAGCCACAAAAGAGAGATGGAAAACACgcttttacaaaacaacatggcCTTCCAAGATTACCTCTAGACAAGATTAGCGATAGTGTTGTTGAGTCTCGCGAATTTAGGTCAGATACATTCTCTTTATACCAAGGTAACAGAGACCAGAAAGTACTTTCTGTATATAACAGTGTCATTGATGCCGACGGGGGCTCACGAGAAAGCAATATTTCGTTTCCGTCAAATAAGACACCGTTTTATGtcacaaaactttaa
- the LOC123539942 gene encoding uncharacterized protein LOC123539942 isoform X2: MVWNEITRLFRKRRESKIRSRSRSRSRFGDMPDVDLYDSVDIRSSPSSKRNSHSSLFRRSGDFSRSPPVVFDNPAYRRSFELRPHRYNSWYDPEATDYSYSQINANLISRKSRSPERRSVSTSRLHDNHAPEHRRHGSSSSWHSSIREYVPKMLHSSSEGDFGQNSPYYHSSQNGLLHNGANSPSQRTLPRTPIEKRGKPKEMRPDFKHSKRSRSYDPDMSAGSGSWEESHFISMDDGRSRSQYIKNNTSKKSTSRGRRDRHKKGKEKRQHDIEIPFDRIYRTNSESRNNHLPIQHSNNSSYKGRSSNIVSSNLYPVSFKYNGPADGYDRNRSLSSSDRSPDVNDYYMGHGRSLMDRRSDNNRRYSNRHSSYKPDSNEIYMFQTKL, from the exons ATGGTTTGGAATGAAATCACCAG ATTGTTCCGTAAAAGGAGAGAATCAAAGATTCGAAGTCGCTCACGATCGAGAAGCCGATTCGGAGATATGCCAGATGTCGACTTGTATGACAGTGTTGATATTcgg AGTTCTCCATCCAGCAAGAGAAACAGCCATTCGTCTTTATTCCGTCGGTCTGGCGATTTTTCACGATCTCCGCCGGTCGTATTTGACAATCCTGCATACAGAAGGTCGTTTGAACTGCGACCCCATCGTTACAACAGCTGGTACGATCCCGAAGCCACTGACTACAGCTACTCGCAGATCAACGCCAACCTAATAAGCCGAAAATCCCGGAGCCCTGAAAGACGTTCTGTTTCAACTTCTCGTCTGCATGATAATCATGCACCGGAACATCGTAGGCACGGGAGCAGTAGTTCATGGCATTCGTCCATACGGGAGTACGTACCCAAAATGCTTCACAGTAGCAGTGAAGGTGATTTTGGTCAAAATTCACCCTATTACCATAGTTCACAAAATGGCTTGTTACACAATGGTGCCAATTCTCCAAGTCAGCGAACACTTCCGAGAACAcctattgagaaaaggggaaaaCCTAAAGAAATGAGACCAGATTTTAAACActctaaaaggtcaaggtcttatGACCCGGATATGTCTGCAGGATCCGGATCGTGGGAGGAATCACACTTTATCTCAATGGACGATGGCCGGTCTAGGAGTCAGTATATTAAAAACAACACAAGCAAGAAAAGTACATCACGTGGTAGGAGAGATAGACATAAAAAAGGGAAAGAGAAAAGACAACATGACATTGAAATTCCCTTTGATAGAATATATAGAACTAACAGCGAAAGCAGAAATAATCATTTGCCTATTCAGCATTCGAATAATTCTAGTTATAAAGGCAGAAGTTCTAATATTGTCAGTTCTAATTTGTATCCTGTCTCATTCAAATATAATGGACCAGCAGATGGCTATGATAGAAACCGAAGCCTATCGAGCAGTGATAGAAGCCCGGATGTGAATGATTATTACATGGGTCACGGGAGATCACTCATGGATAGAAGATCAGACAATAACAGACGATACAGTAACAGACATAGTTCATACAAACCGGACAGTAATgagatatacatgtttcaaacaaagttatga
- the LOC128557861 gene encoding galactose mutarotase-like: MSDRVQKEFFGKTSTGEDIYKFTLSNKSKVSVSILNFGSIVYEINLPDKDDNVVDVNLGFDNVKDYEGNRNYFGALCGRVANRISGAKFTLDGTTYEVSKNIPIGGGHWVHGGFVGFSRRVWGYEVKDDTLILSYTDPDGSEGMPGEVATNVTYTLDDDNVLTMDYKATTTKPTIIDMGSQFMVNLAGHGNGAIKDHVIQIDSDRYLEMMENDVLPTGNTISVIEDTAMDFRKPRSIEGDTLETLTGGRALCHDFQFDKRGEKKFMARVEHPESKRYMEVYSTNSTVMAYSNHFMKVLVGDKSCKDGVVYERYAALALMPMGYPNSVNHENFPQSVVRPGEEYHETAWYKFGTTE, translated from the exons ATGTCAGACAGAGTGCAAAAGGAGTTCTTCGGGAAGACTTCAACTGGCGAAGATATTTACAA GTTTACGCTGAGCAACAAAAGCAAAGTTAGTGTTAGTATTCTCAACTTTGGCAGTATTGTCTATGAAATAAATCTTCCTGACAAGGACGATAACGTTGTAGACGTTAATCTAGGATTTGATAATGTGAAAG ATTATGAAGGAAACAGGAATTATTTCGGCGCGTTGTGTGGTCGCGTTGCTAACCGGATAAGTGGTGCTAAATTTACTTTGGATGGCACAACCTATGAGGTCTCTAAGAACATTCCTATCGGAGGAGGCCACTGGGTTCATGGTGGCTTTGTTGGCTTCAGCAGG AGGGTTTGGGGTTATGAAGTAAAAGATGATACACTCATTCTCAGCTATACGGATCCAGATGGTAGTGAAGGCATGCCTGGTGAGGTTGCTACGAATGTTACATATACTCTAGATGACGATAACGTTCTCACTATGGATTATAAGGCTACAACTACCAAACCTACGATAATAGATATGGGTAGCCAATTTATGGTTAATCTTGCTGGTCAT GGCAACGGGGCAATAAAGGATCACGTTATTCAGATTGACTCAGATAGATACTTGGAAATGATGGAAAATGACGTGCTTCCAACAG GAAATACTATATCTGTGATAGAGGACACTGCCATGGATTTTCGAAAGCCCCGAAGTATAGAAGGTGATACACTGGAGACACTGACTGGCGGAAGAGCTTTATGTCATGATTTTCAATTCGATAAGAGAGGGGAGAAGAAATTCATGGCaag GGTGGAACACCCAGAAAGCAAGCGTTATATGGAGGTTTATTCTACCAATTCTACAGTGATGGCGTACAGCAACCATTTTATGAAAGTGCTTGTAGGGGATAAATCTTGCAAAGATGGAGTCGTTTATGAAAGATATGCAGCGCTAGCATTAATGCCTATGGGTTATCCTAATTCTGTAAATCAT GAGAATTTCCCGCAATCTGTTGTGAGACCAGGCGAAGAATATCACGAGACAGCGTGGTATAAATTTGGAACGACAGAATGA